Genomic segment of Eleutherodactylus coqui strain aEleCoq1 chromosome 1, aEleCoq1.hap1, whole genome shotgun sequence:
gttgggacccattaacttttcctacttatcacataatcaatgctcgtgccaaatttcaagtttctatgacatcgggaagtgagagaattagattctgtacgtaaaatttggatgctagttcttttgcgctagaattgaataatcgagttgggacccaataaatgttcctatttatgacataaaggatgcccgtgccaaatttcaagtttttatgacatcaggaagtgtgaattatattccgtacgtaaaatttggacgctaattcttttgcgcttagaattaaataatcgagttgggacccctttacttttcctattttggacataatctatgcttgtgccaaatttcatgtttctacgacatcgggaagtgagaattagtggcgagtcattcattgagggagtcactgagggctttcgtctatatatagatatagatatacatAGATAATAGATTAAAAACGTGATGTGAAAAGctgtttaacccatttaggaccaggcactgtaaatttacggcacttggtcctgggcttaaagcgcgccgtatgtaaaattatcagctgataacccggagaagaaggcaggaggggtttttaacccttcctgccttctgcttcccccagtacacagtgctcaatgtgaccgcctgggttccctgctacagcagagctggagggtcaaactagaccctggatagctctgccagtgactactgtcactgcagggacTGTTTCCCCCTgcaactggagctcctatggatgccccagcaacagtgagaaagtgtcaaataaaaaaatttaaaaaaaaagaatgtcccccagaggtcttacatgacgtcatgggggacatagatagtaaaaaaatatgattacatacacaaataaagcaaaataacagaataaaacaacaatacatacataagaaataaaataacatgaagccgtcgccgtatgcgccctgtaaaccaaaaccatacatccTATATATCAAAATATCCGAAATacatagaggaacccattcccatactttattctagcataaatacattaaataaaaaaaaactataaatgctaaaaaaaatcattttttttaagcattttaaccccaataaaactaaaaaacagaaaaaagtcagtgaaaaagatattaaaaaaatagccctatatgtcacggaaaaataacacagcaaaaataatgttggtagctaaaggaaaaaaaatagggtagtgaaactgccacatgggtaaaatccctaaaaagtgtctggtccttaaggtgcaaaacagcctggtccgtaAGGGGTTAATCCTGAACAGATCCCTATTAGTTGAAGTCCCAAATGGACGGCTCTCTTACACACTAGCAGGACAACTTGATTAATGGTCAGGAGACAGAGGAGTATTTTCACTGTAAGGCTCTATGATTGTAGGgctccccttagtgaccaccccattgcctttttacatacCGGCTTTGTGATCTTTAAACCTCAGGGCCATAAAAACCCTCTcatcctggggattaaagcctctggggctgtggacatgacagctgtcGAAGGTAGCCCACCACCTGgggctgtcatggggggctgtgGGGAGCTACCCCCAATCCAATGGATAACGTCGATCGCAATAAAGGtaaagaaaaagtaataaaataaatcAATGTTTCAGCTCCTCTCACATATTCGACCCATGaagggagctgaaactactcacctccgtcctccgCGATGTGCTGTGGTGTTTTGGTCCTTCCAGGAACTTACgtcaccttctgcgcatgcgcacccgacaTAAAACAACATGTACACACGCAGAAAGCCAGGCAGCCCTGGAAAtgtaaaatcttcctgctcctgggTAGTATGCATAGCCGACAGCAAGAGGATGTTCCCGGTTTCATGATATATCCAGTGGATAACGGCGATAAGGTAAAGTAAAAAAACAGATAGTtttaaaagtttaagtttcatccccGCTCatagatcatatccgtgagggaagatgaaattatgtacctacgGCCCCCGGATTTATGGGCGGACCCTACCTCAGCTTTTACGTATGCGCCCATCGGCAATATggccgacgcatgcgcaaaagccgcagattgcccagGCGATTTAAAATCTCTGTGCTCCTGGCCGAGAGCGTGGAGATGTCACAGTATGCggtctctggtcacgtgatcaacgttatccaatggataacggcgatcatgtaaaagtaaaaaaaagttagtttcacctcccatcacagatccgatccgtaagggaaggtgaaattacttagctaaggcctccggcaatgtcccctgatgggatctttatccacggatcCATCGGCAAAATTGCAGACAAAAGCGCAGAAGTTGgggagagcccaggaaatttaaaatcgtCTTGTTTCTGGCCACTagtggtagccaagagcctggggcAGAGAGCCACAGTGAGTGGTCCGCGGTCAcggttatccagtggataatggcgatcatgtaaaaggttaaaaaaaacgttaaaaattgCATCGATGAGGGGAAGATGGAACTTCTTaatggaggcttccgcatttgaaccccgacACTATTATCTTCCACTGACCTTCCCTGGCTTCTGCTCATGTGCGCACCGACAAGATGATGGACAAATGCACAGGAGCCAGGGAGCGcccagcaaattcaaaatctcattGCTCCTGGCTAGCCGAGAGCCTGGGGCAGTTACCGGTGGCCTCGTTGTGTGGTCCCCGCTCACGTGACAAAGTAGCAATCcatcttaggctggtctcacacaactggataataattacggattccgcatgcgattTGATCTGTGGTAATAAGATGATCAATCAAATACAAGGGATTACACATTTCCGATTTACATTGGCGAGGTGGAATTATGTAAGACACTTGCAGAAAAgtgaacgcagcatgttctattttatcacagATACCCGcaatatagagcccattgttctctatagtcgcagatatacccgcagcccatatgtaaccacattgtgtacaggctgtgtCATCGCCAAGCGCAGGAAATATACACTaaaaatgtgtactgcgcatgatcgcctgtgtgagtacgcagttatgcgcagtacacggcCATATGCAGTGCCACAACAGGGCTCACAGGTGGGATCTGCTTCAGGCCTACACAAGCGGattccttatatggccgtgtgagtCAGGCAtaattcagaccgctacctgtaatacgtaatttacaagaagccccgggaacgctcgccttcctgcagttgcaggagcagcttgttgagcgccttctgtgtgagaccgccgcccttcagcaagattacaaagcctcacagagcgtcactttttacaccccatccctgccgctgaggtcaagaaatacccccaaaaagcatagggcaataaaatcccTCCTCCTTCTAAGTGCCCATcccaatagctgcaatcagcagtgCCTCTGATCTGTTATTAATCCCCCCATGTTCAAGGATCCTGTAAGGCCCCCCTGCGtgggatcacagggagccgtgtgggtgtcatggcagctgggatccttctgaaaggccccagggctgctctaactgactgcctatcaagccatcgccgtggggtggcttgatgagACTGCCTGTCCAatctcagtatgatgtaatactatagtattacatcatactgcaggagcgatcaaagcatcactactagagatgagcgaggtaTACTCGtcttgagtaattactcgatcgagcaccgcgattttcgagtacttctgtactcgggtgaaaagattcgggggtcgccggggggaggcgtggcggagcggggggtagcagcggggaacaggggggagccctctcactctccctcttcccccccccccccactccccgctgcaaccccgcactcacccacggcgccccccgaatctttgcacccgagtacggaagtactcgaaaatcgcgatgctcgggcgaaaaaggggcgtggccgagtaggctcgctcatctttaatcactacttgtgaaaaataaaatgtctttgaaaaaaattaaaagtagtacagcaaaaaaaactatacaagttttgtatcgtagtaatcgtactgacccatagaataaagttatcatgtcatttgtatTGCAGTttatgtgccgtagaaacaagacgcactgaaagatggcagaatgttgttttctttttcattttactccacttagagttttttaaacatttttcagtacattatatggtacattaaatagcacaattgaaaaatccaactcgtcccacaaaaaacaagccctcatacagcaacattgatgaataaataaaggagttacgatttttttaaaagaggggaggaaaaaatgaagaaaaaaaggtccccgctattaaggggttaatagttttttgttgttgttttaaatcacaaaatacattttttttatcttaaCAGATAATCCCAGTGAGAAGTCAGAGGAAAACGTCCTGTTATCACCCAATTAcaaagtagaagatgaagataaagCGCAGCACTCTTCAGGAGAAAACCTCCTTACCCTTCACTTACAGCCAGGACATCACAGTAGAGATGAGAAGCCATACTTCTGTTCAGAAATTGGGATATGTCTTACAGATCAATTTAATTGTATTCTACATGAGAGaggtcacacagggcagaagcaGGGTCCATGCTCAGAATGTGAGAATTCagattgtggaaaatgttttatgttGCAATCAGCTCctattaaacatcagagaatttaCACAGCAGGAACTTCATATTCATATTCaagatgtgggaaatgttttgcagaaaaGTCAACTCTAGCTttacatcaaagaactcacacaggagagaaaccattttcatgttcagaatgtgggaaatgttttatcctAAAATCAGATCTTGCTAAACATCAGAGAGTTCATACCGCAGAGAAATCTCCATGTTTAGCTTGTGGGAAACAATGTAATCACAAATCAGAACTTGTTAaaaatcagagaaatcacacaggaaagaagccattttcatgttcaggatgTGGGAAATTTTTTATTGATAAATCAAGCTtcattagacatcagagaactcacacaagaGAGAAGCAGTTTCCttgtttacaatgtgggaaatgttttagcatAAAATCAGagcttgtttcacatcagagaattcacacaggagagaaaccattttcctgttcagaatgtgagaaatgttttaggaaaaaatcaagtcttgtttcaCACCAGAAaatacacacaggagagaagtctcATTTATGTCcggattgtgggaaatgttttgcacaaaAGTCAAATCTTATTTCACATCagagaatacacagaggagagaggccattttcatgttcagaatgtgggaagtgttttacagaaaaatcaagtcttgttttacatcagagaattcacacaggagaaaaaccatattcatgttcagaatgtggaaaatgttttataaaaaaaTCAAGTCTTGATTCACATCAGAGAatgcacacaggagagaagccttattcatgttcaggatgtgggaaatgttttattgataaatcaactcttgttagacatcagagaatacacagtgagaagccattttcctgttcagaatgtgggaagggtTTTACAGAAAAAGCTAGTTTTCttttacatcagagaactcacacaggggaaaaaccatatttatgttcagaatgtggcaaatgttttataaGAAAATCAAGTCTTATTTcacatgagagaactcacacaggagagaagccttattcatgttcagaatgtgggaaatgttttattggtAAATCaaaccttgttaaacatcagaaaattcacacaggagtaaAACCATAttgatgttcagaatgtgggaaatgtcttacaaaaaaaaatgtttttttgtttcacatcagagaattcacgctGAAGAGAATCCGATTCCTTGTTTAGAATGTGTTTAGAAAAGCTGTATTCATGTTCAGGATGAGAGAAAGTGTTTTATAAATAACTCAGATATTGTAAGACATGAGAAAGGTCACAAAGGAAAGAAGCCATCTCTATGTtcaaaatgtggaaaatgttttagtaCCAGTGCCACACATAGGGatcattttaaaatgttttacaaGGAAATCAACATTTTCAAAGAGATCAGATTCTTGTTTGGAATATAGGAaatgctaagaaaaaaaaaacatttttaggaAACCAGGTTTTTCTCAGATATTAAACACCCAGTAAATaactttttttcctgcatggaattagCCTGGATCTGTCAAGCACTCAAAATGATACTTACCAGAGGTTCAAATAAAGATCTGCCTTTCCtttcaaagcagtgaagctgAATTGTCACCATAATGGCCCTTGCTTCTTATTACTATAGTCATAAATTCACCCACTGCAGGAGAATCCAGAGTGACttagtgaaaaagtaaaaaaaaaaccctaaatctaaacatttaaccccttagtgacgaagcctgtttgcgccttagtgacagagccaaattttggaaatctgacatgcgtcgttcaacatagcataactccataaaggttttgcatatccaagtgattctgacattgttttttcgctacacgttgtacttcattttggtggtaaaaatagaccgatttataatttgtgtatatttattaaaagtaccaatattggaaaaattttgaaaaaattgtcatttttttcacattttcaactgtaatagctcaaatatgtccaaacatactgtacaaatttttgataggatatatatatttccatctgtttacttttattttgaatgcacatttgaaaaacttgtgtgtttttttttttttttctttaaccatttagaggacgtacaaatttaacattacttttcagcattttgaggaactttgttttcctgcaccaagccaagtttgcaaaggctcatgagtgtcagaataatagataccaccccccccaaatgaccccattttaaaaacaacaccccttaatgtatccactgaggggtgtcatgagtattttgaccccacagttttttttcagcaattaattcaatttataggagaaaaaataaaatttaatatttttgcaaatatgtcattttaaagacatatttttttcctatagtgcacatgagaataaggagtgacaccccaaaatggatacctctgctcaggggcgtagctagaggctcatgggtctGGGTGCAGAAGTTTAGCTTGGGGGCCCccctacagacccctccaacccccattccttttcacggctactccttctacatcacttttagctacattactgttttttaaaatgacccatcaatagatcattagtaatcagggttttagcagagttttaaaacatccagaacacaagcctcaaggcatgcttcgctccctcaggaaagaaaatttatatatatatacacacacacatatacattggatacagcataataacaatacatacaatagagacaacataaactaacattatttaacctgttagggctcatgtccacggccaggttttcaccacctattatgcgtGCGTTGCGTGCACACACGTGGTGCGCAGTgaacggagtcaatgaaagtcaatggactgcgtgtagatatgcaagagaaataaatcccagcaggCTCTCTGTATTTGTGTACCatgcaacgtgagccctgtacacctgtatgggctgcatgtgatacactgcccatacgcaatacattgtttccatacgcattgacactctaaacactcccccccatcacatggaacaccccttGTCGTTGTAccgcccccactccccatcacacagaacgacCCTCGTTCCCCCCACTACATAGAATGCCCCTCGTTCGctgccccccactccccatcacacaggatccccctcgttctcccccccatcacacaggatccctctcgttctctccccccatcacacagtatccccctcgttctctcccccccatcacacagtatCCCCCTCGTTTTCCCCCCattacacaggatccccctcgctctccccccatcacacaggatcaccctcgttctctcccccatcacacagtatCCCCCTTGTTTTCCCCCCattacacaggatccccctcgtcctcccccccccccccccaatcacacaggattACCCTCGTTCTCCCCTCCATCAaacagggtgcccctcgttctctctcccctccatcactcagggtccccctcattctccccccccccatcacacagggatCCCCTTGTGCTCCCCTCaacatcacacagggtccccctcgtgctcccccagctccccccctgccatcacacagggtcccactTGTTCTCCCCCAGcccccaccccatcacacagggtccccctcgtgctccacaacccccccaccccccaatcacacagggtcCCACTTGTTCTCCCTCAGCCgccaccccatcacacagggtcccacaCACTGACTGCAGTTTCAGACCCACTTCTGTAgccttgagcaattccagcaagctcattggttgttggggacacaccttcccttcagatgtgcccgaggatacagttacacagagctgtgcacgagaagcagtgaatacaccgcagatctgtgtaacggtactcctgtcagcacctgcttctcgtgcacCGCTCTGTGTAACTATATCCTTGGGCACATCTGAagggaaggtgtgtccccaacaaccaatgaggttgctggaattgctcaaggctacagaagtgtggctgaaaagaaacatatgcgcgcgggccggcagcttctcccGCACGCTGGCGTTTCCTCCCGGACCTGCGcttaggggaggagtctgagcgaaGGTTCGGGAGGAAGCGCCGGCGTGCGGAAGAAGCTGCCGGCCATCGCAGAGACTTTAGTGAAAGTAACTGTGgtcagtccgtgtgaaagagggcccccgggggctcaggggccgggttgcaaccgcgaccccagcaacacctatatgtacgcctatgcctctgcttgtcctgtgttcagaaacatacccattgtggccctaatcttatgtctggatgcacaacagtgCCCAAAATGggaggagtagtcagtggctttcagagcataaattttgcttgaaggcgttttaggccctattctgactcaataacatggctgcgaGCGTATCAGTTGAGGTAACTGctcttgtagttatggaccagtactcacagcaggtatatgttgtcagacagcatccaactcgactgcagaggcatgtgagaagattccagggtttattcaggaagaaatcttgtataatgcacattcagcagtaggtaaaaagaatgatgatgagccaaagcacagagtagagacctaacacataggctatagacaggaaactccctagcaggaggaaaaggaggggttatgcaacacagggagtac
This window contains:
- the LOC136607933 gene encoding oocyte zinc finger protein XlCOF7.1-like; translated protein: MEKNSNEITKRILNFTLKMIYLLTVEDYIMVKKTSSDGTTPINHLHESGGWSRSQSPITEAPPNLPIHEQKILELTNKITELLTGEVPIRCQDVAVYFSMEEWEYLEGHKDLYKDVMMENHQPPISQDNPSEKSEENVLLSPNYKVEDEDKAQHSSGENLLTLHLQPGHHSRDEKPYFCSEIGICLTDQFNCILHERGHTGQKQGPCSECENSDCGKCFMLQSAPIKHQRIYTAGTSYSYSRCGKCFAEKSTLALHQRTHTGEKPFSCSECGKCFILKSDLAKHQRVHTAEKSPCLACGKQCNHKSELVKNQRNHTGKKPFSCSGCGKFFIDKSSFIRHQRTHTREKQFPCLQCGKCFSIKSELVSHQRIHTGEKPFSCSECEKCFRKKSSLVSHQKIHTGEKSHLCPDCGKCFAQKSNLISHQRIHRGERPFSCSECGKCFTEKSSLVLHQRIHTGEKPYSCSECGKCFIKKSSLDSHQRMHTGEKPYSCSGCGKCFIDKSTLVRHQRIHSEKPFSCSECGKGFTEKASFLLHQRTHTGEKPYLCSECGKCFIRKSSLISHERTHTGEKPYSCSECGKCFIGKSNLVKHQKIHTGVKPY